The Lutibacter profundi genome includes a region encoding these proteins:
- a CDS encoding DUF2911 domain-containing protein, with product MLKKLTILLLIIGFTSTVNAQIKTPQPSPASKLEQVVGLTDITLEYSRPAMRGRTIFGDLVPYGKIWRTGANANTKITFSNNVTIDGKELKKGTYAIFTIPNETSWDVIFYNDATNWGAPKELDESKVSAKTTVDVHSIPFNVESFTIDINDISNNGATLNIIWGKTYVSVPFEVPTDMAVLKNIEKIMAGPSAGDYFQAATYYHTEGKDLKQALAWMQKATKGDNPPYWYLRRMSLIQADLGDKAGAIATAKKSLAGAEKEGNEDYIKMNKESIAKWQNQ from the coding sequence ATGTTAAAAAAATTAACTATCCTTTTACTAATAATTGGATTCACTTCAACAGTAAATGCTCAAATTAAAACACCACAACCAAGTCCGGCTTCAAAATTAGAACAGGTTGTTGGATTAACAGATATTACCCTTGAATATTCTAGACCTGCAATGCGTGGAAGAACTATTTTTGGAGATTTGGTACCTTACGGTAAAATATGGAGAACCGGAGCAAATGCAAATACAAAAATTACTTTTAGCAACAACGTAACTATTGACGGTAAAGAATTAAAAAAAGGAACGTATGCTATTTTCACTATTCCTAACGAAACCTCTTGGGATGTTATTTTTTACAATGATGCTACTAACTGGGGAGCACCTAAAGAGTTAGACGAAAGTAAAGTTAGTGCTAAAACAACGGTTGATGTACATTCCATTCCTTTTAATGTAGAATCATTTACAATAGACATTAATGACATTTCAAACAATGGTGCAACTTTAAATATAATTTGGGGAAAAACGTATGTTTCAGTTCCTTTTGAAGTTCCTACTGACATGGCTGTTTTAAAGAATATTGAAAAAATAATGGCAGGTCCTTCAGCTGGTGATTATTTTCAAGCAGCAACTTATTATCATACTGAAGGCAAAGATTTAAAACAAGCATTGGCTTGGATGCAAAAAGCAACCAAAGGAGATAATCCTCCTTATTGGTATTTGCGTAGAATGAGCTTAATTCAAGCTGATTTAGGAGATAAAGCAGGAGCTATTGCAACGGCAAAAAAATCTTTGGCTGGTGCTGAAAAAGAAGGAAACGAAGATTATATTAAAATGAATAAAGAATCAATTGCTAAATGGCAAAATCAATAA
- the gldG gene encoding gliding motility-associated ABC transporter substrate-binding protein GldG, whose protein sequence is MNTKYSKIIITLVTLFLINYISFKVYKRVDLTSDHRYTLSTTSKSIIKNIDDIITIKVYLQGNFPAEFKRLQIETKQFLEELNTQNKNIHFRFINPEKISQELIQNRLEPSRLQVQEEGKLSEIIIFPWAVVSSKNKTENVPLLKDIFSNSQEEQLESSIQNLEYAFINAIYKLTSKKSKKIAIIKGNGELNDVYIADFLRKLNEYYFLAPFTLDSVAKQPQKTLKQISKFDLAIITKPTKKFTEEEKYTLDQYIMNGGKTLWLIDNVQAELDSLMETGETLVYPRDLGLTDLFFNYGVRINTDLIQDLYASEIPLVTGNIGNKTQFSQFQWEFFPLLNSPNNHPINNNIEAVNVKFANSIDTLKNTIQKTILLQSSKFSKPIGTPSIISLKSITQKKDPLKYNNGNKTIAVLLEGNFKSAYNGRIKPFRIKNPKEIGVSSKMIVISDGDIIANEISKGKPLELGVNRWTNQRYGNKEFLLNTINYLLDDNGLINIRSKTVKINFLNKQKAFEETTKWQLINILFPLLILIVFGLLFHFLRKRKYQ, encoded by the coding sequence ATGAACACTAAATATTCTAAAATAATAATAACTTTAGTTACTTTATTTCTAATTAACTATATTAGTTTTAAAGTGTATAAACGAGTAGACTTAACAAGTGACCATCGTTATACGTTATCTACTACCTCAAAATCTATAATTAAAAATATTGATGACATAATAACCATAAAAGTATATTTACAAGGTAATTTTCCAGCTGAATTTAAACGACTACAAATTGAAACTAAACAATTTTTAGAAGAATTAAATACTCAAAATAAAAATATACATTTTAGATTTATTAATCCTGAAAAAATTTCTCAAGAACTCATACAAAACAGATTAGAACCAAGCAGATTGCAAGTTCAAGAGGAAGGAAAATTATCGGAAATAATTATATTTCCTTGGGCTGTTGTTTCTTCAAAAAACAAGACAGAAAATGTACCTTTACTAAAAGATATATTTTCAAACTCACAGGAAGAGCAACTTGAAAGTTCTATTCAAAATTTAGAATATGCTTTTATAAATGCCATTTATAAGTTAACTTCAAAAAAATCAAAAAAAATTGCCATTATTAAAGGAAATGGAGAACTTAATGATGTTTATATTGCTGATTTTTTACGAAAATTAAATGAATATTATTTTCTTGCACCCTTTACATTAGACTCTGTTGCTAAACAACCTCAAAAAACATTAAAACAAATTTCAAAGTTTGATTTAGCTATTATTACCAAACCAACTAAAAAATTTACTGAAGAAGAAAAATACACTTTAGATCAGTACATTATGAATGGAGGCAAAACATTATGGCTAATTGATAATGTACAGGCAGAACTAGATAGCTTAATGGAAACTGGTGAAACATTGGTATACCCAAGAGATTTAGGGTTAACAGACTTATTTTTTAATTATGGTGTTCGAATAAATACAGATTTAATTCAAGATTTATATGCTTCTGAAATTCCTTTAGTAACGGGAAATATTGGTAACAAAACTCAATTTAGTCAATTTCAATGGGAATTTTTCCCGCTATTAAACTCTCCAAATAATCACCCAATAAACAACAATATTGAAGCTGTAAATGTGAAATTTGCAAATAGCATTGATACCCTTAAAAATACAATCCAAAAAACAATTTTATTACAAAGCTCTAAATTTTCCAAACCTATTGGAACGCCTTCAATAATATCCCTAAAAAGTATTACTCAAAAAAAAGATCCTCTTAAATATAATAACGGTAATAAAACCATTGCCGTTTTATTAGAAGGAAACTTTAAATCGGCTTACAATGGTCGGATAAAACCATTTAGAATAAAGAATCCAAAAGAGATTGGAGTGTCCTCTAAAATGATTGTGATTTCAGATGGAGATATTATTGCTAATGAAATTTCAAAAGGAAAACCTCTTGAATTAGGTGTTAATAGATGGACAAACCAACGCTATGGAAATAAAGAGTTTTTATTGAATACCATTAATTATTTATTAGATGATAATGGCTTAATAAATATTCGTTCAAAAACAGTTAAAATTAACTTTTTAAATAAACAAAAAGCCTTTGAAGAAACTACGAAATGGCAATTGATAAATATTTTATTTCCCCTACTAATTCTAATTGTTTTTGGATTGTTATTTCACTTTTTAAGAAAAAGGAAATACCAATAA
- the gldF gene encoding gliding motility-associated ABC transporter permease subunit GldF, with protein MKSILLKELNSFFSSPIAYLVIAVYLLINGLFLWVFDGDFNILHAGFADLNNYFLLAPWIFIFLIPAITMRSFSDEINTGTLELLKTKPITNWQLIFGKYFASLILVIIAIAPTLIYIYSVFQLGNPIGNIEFGSTVGSFIGLLFLASTYTSIGVFASTISKNQIVSFIIAVFISFFFYYGFEALSSYNLFGNLDYTIQNFGMSAHFNSISKGVIDTRDLIYFITLTYFFLLLTNFRVQYEH; from the coding sequence ATGAAATCTATTTTATTAAAAGAGCTAAATTCCTTTTTTTCTTCACCAATTGCCTATTTAGTAATTGCTGTGTACTTATTAATAAATGGGCTATTTTTATGGGTTTTTGATGGAGATTTTAATATTTTACACGCAGGTTTTGCCGATTTAAATAATTACTTTTTATTGGCTCCATGGATTTTTATTTTTTTAATTCCTGCAATTACAATGCGTAGCTTTTCAGATGAAATAAATACAGGAACACTAGAACTTTTAAAAACTAAACCCATCACAAATTGGCAACTCATTTTTGGTAAATATTTTGCCTCATTAATACTTGTAATAATCGCTATAGCTCCTACTTTAATATATATTTATAGTGTTTTTCAATTGGGAAACCCTATTGGAAATATTGAGTTTGGCTCTACAGTTGGCTCTTTTATTGGCCTGCTTTTTTTAGCAAGTACTTATACCTCTATAGGTGTTTTCGCTTCAACTATTTCAAAAAATCAAATTGTGTCTTTTATTATTGCTGTTTTTATTTCTTTCTTTTTTTATTATGGGTTTGAAGCCTTATCAAGTTATAATCTTTTTGGAAATTTAGATTATACAATTCAAAATTTTGGAATGAGTGCTCATTTTAATAGTATTAGCAAAGGTGTTATTGACACACGTGATTTAATTTATTTTATTACCTTAACCTATTTCTTTCTGCTACTAACCAATTTTAGAGTACAATATGAACACTAA
- a CDS encoding putative quinol monooxygenase, with protein MFKRIVKMSFDIDKIDLFLENFNNNKKKIQNFEGCHYLELLRDKNNPSIFFTYSYWESESHLEAYKNSDLFKTVWKKTKILFNNKPEAWSVDTVESLP; from the coding sequence ATGTTTAAAAGAATTGTGAAAATGAGTTTTGATATTGACAAAATTGATTTGTTTCTTGAAAATTTTAATAATAACAAAAAGAAAATACAAAATTTTGAAGGTTGTCACTATTTAGAATTATTAAGAGATAAAAATAACCCATCTATCTTTTTTACTTATAGTTATTGGGAATCTGAATCTCATTTAGAAGCTTATAAAAATTCTGATCTCTTTAAAACTGTTTGGAAAAAAACAAAAATCCTATTCAACAACAAACCTGAGGCTTGGAGCGTTGATACTGTTGAAAGTTTACCTTAA
- a CDS encoding SAM hydrolase/SAM-dependent halogenase family protein, which translates to MSIITLTTDFGTKDHFVGAIKGTIYTELPNARIVDISHLISPFNITETAYILKNAYKSFPEGSIHIIGVDSELNSENKHIALKLDNHFFICPDNGVISLLAAEIQPEKIVEINIHDRIKTSFPVLDVFVKVACHIARGGTLEVIGKVIPKFRQIIELQPSISADNTTISGNIIYVDNYGNSISNISKKIFQEVGKGRAFEVIANRYIFKEIYTKYSDIVDFSLPKEQRQKDGTRMAIFNSANYLEIAMYRSNSNTVGGAFSLLGLNYRDVLTIKFL; encoded by the coding sequence ATGTCAATAATTACTTTAACTACTGATTTTGGGACTAAAGACCATTTTGTTGGTGCAATAAAAGGCACCATATATACTGAATTACCCAATGCCAGAATTGTTGATATATCACACCTTATTTCTCCTTTTAACATAACAGAAACAGCTTATATTCTAAAAAATGCATATAAGAGTTTTCCTGAAGGAAGTATTCATATTATAGGTGTAGACTCTGAATTAAATAGTGAAAACAAACACATTGCATTAAAATTAGATAATCATTTTTTTATATGCCCAGATAATGGTGTTATCTCATTATTGGCAGCAGAAATACAACCAGAAAAAATAGTTGAAATAAATATTCATGACCGAATTAAAACTAGTTTTCCTGTATTAGATGTTTTTGTGAAAGTTGCATGCCATATAGCACGTGGAGGAACATTAGAAGTTATTGGGAAAGTTATTCCAAAATTTAGACAAATAATAGAATTGCAACCTAGTATCTCTGCAGATAACACAACAATTTCAGGAAATATAATTTATGTAGATAATTACGGAAATTCTATTAGCAATATTAGTAAAAAAATATTTCAAGAAGTTGGCAAAGGAAGAGCTTTTGAAGTAATTGCCAACAGGTATATTTTTAAAGAAATTTACACCAAATACAGTGATATTGTTGATTTTTCATTACCTAAAGAACAACGACAAAAAGATGGTACAAGAATGGCTATTTTTAACTCTGCAAATTATCTAGAAATTGCAATGTACAGAAGTAATTCCAATACTGTTGGTGGTGCATTTTCTCTTTTAGGTTTAAATTATAGAGATGTATTAACCATTAAATTTTTATAA